The DNA window AGTATTGAAGGAAAAAATCTCAAAAATATCCCAATGGGGTTGACGGGCCGGTGTTTCCGGAGTATAAATTTTTTACTTCTTAAACTTCCTTTCTTTTGTGGGGGCTGGTTTGGGTAGAACATGTGTTCTCTTCAAACCAGCCTCTCTTTTTTAGGGAAGACATAGAATGCGTTTTATATCAAATCGTTATCTCCACTCGATCTGCTTGTTTCTTTTCGTTGTCTTCCTTTTTGCTGTTTGTTCCGGGTGCACCAACCGTATTTCCCTTGAGTCCATGGGCGGCATTGCCATTGACAACGGTTTTCTAGAGTCCCGTTTCCACGGACGCTATTTCGACCTGCTTGAGTATGTGCACAACGGTAAGCCAACGGGCGATGGTCATGTCCTGAATGTCTATCTGGAAGGTGATGGCCGTGCCTGGCTGAACAGGCGAACCCCGGCTTCCGACCCCACCCCGGACAACCCTGTTTCCTTTTTGCTCGCCATGCAGGACCCGCATGCCCTGGTTGCGTATCTCGCGCGTCCCTGCCAGTTCGTCAGCGGTGCCGAACGGAGGAACTGCATCAGCCCGTTGTGGACCTCCGCCCGTTTTTCCGAGCCGGTTGTCGAGGAAACGAGCCGGGCGTTGGATGATCTTTTGCGGCGAACGGGTGCGAACCGTCTGCGGTTGATAGGTTTTTCCGGTGGCGGCGCCTTGGCCGTGCTTGTGGCCGCACGCAGGGCAGATGTGGTGTCGCTGGTCACGGTAGCCGGAAATCTCGACCACGCTGCGTGGACGTCCATGCACAAGGTTTCACCTCTTGTGGATTCCCTCAACCCCATGGATGTAGCCCAACAGGTGCAACATATCGAACAGCTGCATATTGCGGGCGCGGACGATGCGGTTGTGCCACCCTCCATAGCCCGCCGGTTTGTGGAGGCCATGCCGGATCCTGTGGCCGCCCGGGTTGTGGTTATCGACGGCATGGGGCATCATGACGACTGGTCCGTGGCCGTGCCGCTCATCAACCCGTGATTCCCCGTTCAGACAGGCCCATGCAGTTTATTCACAACAAGTACATATTCGCGTTGCTGCTGCTTTTTGCCGCGGCCCTGATCTATGCGGGGCTTGCCATGCATCATGCCCGGTTCATGCAGGATACCGGCTGCGTGTATCACGGCAGCGATCAGCCCATTTTGGCCAATAACGATGGCTGGTTCTATCTATCCGCGGCACGGCAGATTGCCGGGACGGAGTCGCCCGTATCCGGCGTTCTTTCCGAAACACGGCAATCCATGCTCATGCCGCATGTGCTGGCCATGCTGGCCGGAACTGACGACAGTCGGCTCCGGCAAATCGGATTCTATCTTCCTGTTGTTCTGGCTTTGTTTATGGTCATTGGCGTCCTGCCGTGGGCCATGGATACCGGGTCGCGGTTCCAGATGGCGGCAACGGCGCTTGGGGCGGCTCTTGCCCCGTATTGGATCGTGCGCACCCATGCCGGAAAGCTGGACACCGACGGACTGATTCCGGGATTGCTGAGCCTGTGCCTGTATGCATTGTACCGCTTTTCCCGGGGCGGCCCCCGGCGGTGGCTCTGGCTGGGCGGGTACATGCTTGGTGCCGGAGTGATGGGGCTGTGGTGGAAGCCGGGCCTGTTTCTGGTTGCCGGGGCATTTTTCCTGTTGATGGTGGCCCCGCCGAAAACACTCTTTGATGCACGGTTGCGTCTTGGTCTCGGTCTGGTGGTACTGGTGGGCGCATTGCTTGCCGCCATGGGTGTCTCGCCCATCGCAGGCTATCTCGAATATGCCGCAAGCCATGCGCGCCTTGCCTTGGGTTCCGGAACCGGATCACTGCTTGGCCGGGCCATAGCCGAACTGAACGGTTTGTCGCCAATGGCATTGGGTGACGGCGTGATGGGCAGTGCGTGGCTTGGCCTTCTGATAGTACCGGGCATCATTTTTCACCTGCGGGAAAACAGCCGTGCGGCCTTGTTTCTTTTGCCCACCATCGTACTGGGTGGATTGGCGGTCATTGCCCAGCGGTTTGCGATTTTTCTGGTGCCCGGTGCCGTTTTTTTTACAGCCTGCGGAGTCCGTGGTTGCGTGGATATGTTGCTTCGGCGCATGCGCAAGCACCCGCCCGCTTTGGCTCCGGTGCTGTGGACGGCCGTGTTGGTGGCGTTTTTGGCACCGTCCGCATTGGCGGTTGCCGAGTTTGAGCCGCGTCCATATTTCGATGGCGGGGATATCCGAATGGCCGAGGCCATACGCGAAAATGCGGATGCCGGGACACACCTATGGTCATGGTGGGATTACGGGTATTTCCTGCAGTACCTGACCGGGTGCCCGGTCTTTTTTGACGGCGGCAGCCAGACCATGCGTTCCTGCTTCATGGCCGCCTATCCTTTGGTGCAGGCCGATCCGGACATGGCGGCGCGCTGGATGGGTTATTTCTCGGCCAATCCGCAGGCGCTGCCCGGGACCGCGTGGGAGCAGTGGAACCCGCAGGGGTTTGCCGCGTTCGTGCGCAACATGCCCGAGCCGAAACGATCCGTGCCCGTTATCCTGTGCCTGCCGCGTCGCGCCTATGACGCCAGCGGCTTTCTGTATTCCTTTGCCCATGCGCGAGGTGAGGAGCGGGGCCAGACACCGCCTCCGGTCGTGAACCATATGGATATTTTTGCGCGGGGCGATTTCCGGTATGACGCGTGGAACAACACCGTGGTGGTCCCCGAGCCCGTGCAGAAAAAGGGGTATACGGGGTTTGGCGCCATTGTGGACGCCACGGGCCGCACCCCGGATGATTTTCGGTTTGAAACCATGCCCGATCCCTACCTTGTCCACGCAGACAGCGCGGATTTCATAGCGGTAGTGGACCGGGCCATGGTCGATTCCGTTCTTTTTCGCCTTCTCGGCCTGTTCAGCTTTGAAGACACGCCGTTTTCACCCCTGTTTTTTGAGTACGGCACAGGCGGCGCATGGCGGGTGAGCCTTCCCTGATCCTATTGATACACGGGACGGTGCACCGGCTGTCTCGGATTTGAATTTCCTTTTGGTACAACAACCTTCGGGGTGTTGGGCAGCTCTGGTTTCAGATGTCGTTTCCCTTTGCTCAGTGAGGGGATCATCTGCATGAGCAGCGGGGGTATGGGTTTGGGGGCACCGATGGAGCCGTCCGGGCCGATGCGGGAATACAGGCCGCCTTCGCCGATGTCCTGAGACGCTTCTCCGGTACGCAGTTGCAGCACATGGCCCTGACCGAGCGAAAGCGCGCCCACACGGTTGCGTTCGCTTTCCACGTGGGCGAACACGTCGGAGCCCCGGATGCCCACCGTGGCCAGCGGGGTGCGCATGTTGAAGCCTTCGGGGTTGGCTTCCACGATCTTGCCGGTGACGGTTCGGAACATGCCCTGCGAAAGATCAAAGAGCAGACCGGATTTCTTGCCGGAATAGACATACTGGTCAATGGTCATTTTCGAGGATTCACCCAGCACGAGGCGGGTCTTGTCTTCGAACATGACCGAAAGCCGACCCTTGGGGCCCGTCGCCAGCACGTCGTTTTCCATGACCGGGGTTCCGGTTTCGGCCGTTACGCTTGTGCCTTTTCGGGTAATGGTGGCCGGTCCTTCGGTGTCATCGACCGTTCCAACGCTTGCGGCCGTGGCAACCGTGGCCGCCGCAAGCAGCATCAGCAGGGCGAGCGCCAGAGCTCGCTGGATCTGTGTTCGCATGATGGCTCCTTTGTGATCGGCAACCGTTTTCGGTTCCCGGTTGACGGAATTCGGGCAACCATAACCCAGCCTGAAGATTGTGTCACCAGCATGAGAATTGTTGCGCACTGCCGTGCCGCAATGTACCGTGGGCGCGGAACAATGGCCGATTTTTGCCGGCCCCACGAGCAACAGGAGAATCCATGGCCGCGTTTCGATACAGGGCCGCGACAGCGGACGGCAGTACGCAGAAGGGCGTTCTGGAAGCCCCTTCGCGGGAACGGGCCGTTGCCGACCTCAGGGCGCGGGGGCTTATCCCTCTGGACCTGAAGCCATTGTCGCAAAAAAAGAGCGGCGGGTCAGGCAGAACGAGAGGCTTTTCCTTTGGATCGCGTGTTCCCCGGGGGCTGATCGGCTCCACGGTGCGCCAGTTGGCCACCCTGCTGCAAGCCGGTCTGCCTTTGGATCAGGCCCTGAATCTGGTGCTGGGCGGGACCCGGCACGCCGAGCTCAGGCGCATCCTTTCCGATATACGAGAGAACATCCGGCAGGGCGGGGATCTTGCCGGAGCCTTTGGTGCGCATCCCTCCGTGTTCGGAGCCACGTTCGTGACCATGGTCCGGGCCGGGGAATCCTCGGGCACGCTGGAGATCGTCATGGAACGGCTGGCCGAGCACATGGAGCAGCAGGCCCGGCTCAGGCGCAAGGTGCGCGGGGCAATGGCCTACCCGTTGCTCATGCTGCTGGTGGGGCTGGGCGTGGTGGTCTTCATGCTGGCGTTTGTCATCCCCAAGGTTACGGATATCTTTTCCGACATGCAGCGCACATTGCCGCTGCCCACGCGCATTTTGCTGGGGGTGAGCGACTTCATGCGCGATCACTGGCTGCTGCTGGTGCTGGCGATTGTCGGGATCGGGCTGGGGGGGTACGCCATTGCCCGCACGGCTGCCGGACGGAAGCTCTTGCACCGCAATGTTTTTCGGGTTCCCTTGCTGGGAGTCGTGGCCCGGCTGCTGGCCGTGGGCAGGTTCTCGCGTACACTGGGCATGCTGCTCAAGAACGGCGTGCCGCTGGACCGCGCGCTGGACATCGTCAAACGCATCACCGCCAACGTGGAGCTCGGCCGCATCATCGGCGAGGTGGCCAAGGGCGTGCAACAGGGCCATTCTCTGGCCGCACATCTGTCCGATTCGGGCTTTTTCGACGAGACCTTCGTGCAGCTCGTGGCGGCCGGGGAGCAGAGCGGCAGTCTGGAGCGCATGCTGCTGGTGGTGTCCGACGAGTGCGACAACCGCGTGGAAGCCCGGCTTCAGGTACTGACCTCGCTCATGGAACCGGTCATGATTCTGGTCATGGGAGCGCTGGTGGGATTCATCGTCATGGCCATCATCCTGCCCATCTTCGAGATGAGCAGCATGGTTGGCTGACGTTATTCAAAGACGTATTTGGGTGCGGCAACAGACCCCTGAAGCGTGAACCGCGTGTCCTTGCCGGGGTTGATTTTAGCACCCATGGGCCCCGGAACAATTCTTTCCGCAGGAGCACGGAGTGTCCCGGCCAGGTTCAGGACCGCGTCCGGTTGGTTGCTCCATTGCGGGCGCATGGTTCCCCGCACGTTGATTTGGAAATCCGCACCGGATTGCAGCCGCAGTTCATCTACCTGCATCACGCCATTGGCAAATGTGGCCGCCAATTTTCCACCCATGATCGGATACCCGGACAGGGCCGGAAATTCGAAGGTTGTTTTCAGCAGTCCGGCATGCAGGTCGAGCGCGCCGTTGCCGCTGGTGTCCAGAACACCCCTGCCGGAAACCACACCGTCCAGCACCGGGAAATGCTCTTGGACCAGCAGCAGTTTTTTCAGCCGTACCCCGTCCACGGTTGCCGAGAGGCGCAATGTCTTTAGATTTGTGAAACTCTGCGTGCGCAGTACCGCGTCCACGCTGCCCTGCGCCATGGTTCCGTGCAGGCTCAGGCCGAATCCGCCGGAAAACAGGGCCGTGAGCGATGGTCGGATGGTCACGTTGCCGATGCGGGCCAGTGCGCCGGTCTTGCCATTGTGAATCAGGCATTCCGAGGCCAGCATGCCGGGGGGGAATGCCGCGGATTCCACGCCGCGCAGGGTCACGGACACGGGGCCTTTTTCGTTCAGATGAGTTAGGGCCATGGAGACGCCCTTGGCGCAGAGCAGATGCAACCCAAAAAACATGAGAAAAAGCAGCAGGAACATTCCCGCACCAACAGCCATGGAACGGTCGGGCCCAGGCAGTGCGGCGCGGCAGGCGTCCGTGAGCGCGTTCAGACGGTTCTGCATGGCGGCGGGAATGAATTTCCGGACGTTGGGCGGTTTCATGATTCGCGGGTATTGCAGGGCTAGATGTTGGTGACGCGCAGCACTTCGGAAATGGTGGTCACGCCCTGCAGGATTTTCATGCACCCGTCGTGCTTGAGGGTGCGCATGCCTTCATGCACGGCTTCCTTTGCCAGTTGTGACGAGTCGGTCTCGGTCAGCACCATGGACTTGAGTGCATCGCTCATCTGCATGAGTTCGTAGAGGGCCTTTCGTCCCTTGTAGCCGGTTTCCATGCACGCGGGGCAGCCCGTGGCCCGGTAGATGGTCTTGCCCTCGAACAGGTGCGCGTATTCCCCGAAATTGGCGGCCAGTTTGTGCGGGTCCGGGCGGTAGGCCTCCCGGCATTCGGGACAGAGCACGCGCACGAGGCGTTGCGCGGCCGCGGCCCGCAGTACCGAGGCCAGCAGGAACGGCTCCACGCCCATGTCCTTGAGCCGGGTCACGGCGCTGGGCGCGTCGTTGGTGTGCAGGGTGGAAAAGACCAGATGCCCGGTGAGCGCGGCCTGTATGGCGATTTCCGCGGTTTCCTTGTCGCGTATTTCACCGATGAGCACCACGTCCGGATCCTGGCGCACTATGGAGCGCAGCCCCTTGGAAAATGTCAGCCCGATCTTGGCGTTGACCTGTATCTGGCCTACCCCGTCCAGCTGGTATTCCACCGGGTCCTCGATGGTCAGGATGTTCTTGTCCGGCGAGTTGATGCGGTTGAGCAGGGCATAGAGCGTGGTGGTCTTGCCGCTGCCCGTGGGACCGGTGAGCAGGATCATGCCGTGGGAAATGGAGGAAAGCCGCTTCATGTGCATGAGATCGTCGTCCATGAGGCCGAGATCGCCAAGACTGAGGATGCGGTTGCTTTTTTCCAGCAGACGCAGGACCACGCGTTCGCCGTGTGCCGTGGGCAGGCAGGAAACGCGCAGGTCCACCTGCCGGTTGCCGAGGCTGAGCGCGATGCGTCCGTCCTGTGGCAGCCGTTTTTCTGCGATGTTCATTTTGGACATGATCTTGAGCCGGGAAATGAGGGCGGAATGGTGCCTGCGGTCGATGGTGTGCTTGTCGTAAAGCACGCCGTCCAGCCGGAAACGAATGCGCAGGGTATCCTTGTACGGCTCGATGTGCACGTCGCTGGCGCCGGCGCGTACGGCCTGCGTCAGCACCGTGTTTACCAGCCGGATGAAGGGCGCGTCGCTGGAATCGTCCAGCAGGTCTTCGATGTTCTCATGCTCCGCGTCCAACAGGTCTTCGTCGTTGGTCTGGCCGAGGATGTCGCTCACTTCCGAGTCCTCGCGCGCCGAGCCGAAAACGTTGTTGATCACGCCCAATATGGCTTGGCGGGGCAGGAGCACGGGACGGATGCGGTCCATGTTCAGGGCGAAACGGAAATCCCCGGTGCGCTCCAGCCCGTCGGAATTGCACACGCCCAGCAGGACCCCGTCGTCATGGCGCAGGGGGATGGCGGGCAGTTCCTTGAGCCTGCCGATGGAAAACGCCCCGATCAGTTCCGGGTCCACGCTTCCTTCGGGCACAACCTCCAGCCGGGGAACGGCGTACAGGTCCGAGAGCAGCTCCAGCAATCCGGGTTCGTCCAGAAGCCCGGTGCGGGTCGCGGCCTGTTCGAGATTCTCACGGTTTTCCCGTGCTTCGGTCTGCAACTGCTCCAGTTCTTCGTCCGTCAGGTTCAGGCGTGCCCGGAGTTGTGTGGCCAGTGTCTTGCTCATGCCCTGTTCACGCTCGCCATGCCCGCTAGCGCACCAGCACGGGCTTGAGTTCTGGGCCGGGCCGCAGCAGGGGCTGGTCCTTTCCGCCACCCAGTTTGACGCGCATGATGTCCGAGCGTTTGGCCTTGGCCATGGTTTCGGCCTTGTCAAAGGTGTCGATGACGTGGGGCGTCAGGAAAATATACAGGTTCGTGGTCTGGTTTTCGGTTTTTTTGTACTTGAAGAGCCAGCCGAGCAGGGGGATGTCGCCCAATCCCGGCACCTTGCTGTTGTTCTGGGTTTCGTCGTCGCCCAGCAGTCCGGCAATGACCACGGTCTGTCCGTCGCGCATGAGGATGGAGGTTTCCACCTCCCGTTTTTTGGTGGTGGGGGCCAGCAGCTGGCTGTTGCCGACCTTTACCTGGGAGTCCACCACCCGGCTGACCTCCTGCTTGATTTCGAGGCGCAGGGTGCGTTCGTCGCTGATGTGCGGGGTGATTTCCAGTTTGACGCCCACGTCCTTGTAGTCGATGTCCTGCTCGTTGTAGTCCGTGTTGTTCGTATTGGTGGAGGTCTGGGTCACGAAGGGGATGTTGTCCACCACGTTTACGCTGGCGGTCTCGTTGTCCAGAGTCATGAGCTGCGGCGTGGAAAGAATCTTGAATCCGTCGCTGGATTTCGAGGCCGAGATCAGGCCTTGCAGGCTGTAGCTGTTGTCCCCGATTTTGATGGCATTGCTGAGCACTGCGCCGATGCTGCCGCCCGCCGGGAAACCAAGCACCTGCACCTCGTCGTCATCCGGCAGATTCAGTGAACCGCCGCCGGTATTGGACGAGCCGAAGACCGAGGTGTCGCCGCCCGAACCGCCCACGGCCCAGTTCACGCCGAACGAAAAGTTCGTGTCCGTGGAGACTTCCATGATCAGCGCCTCGATGAAGACCTGCTTGCGCAGCACGTCCAGCTGGGAGATGGTCTGCTTGAGCGTGCGGAATTCGTCGGGCCGGGCCGTGATGACCAGACTGTTGGTGGCGTTGTCGGCCACCACCTTGATGTCTTTGGAAAATATGCGCTTTTCCCCTTCCTTGGCCGGCGTGGTAGAAACCAGTTCCTGCAGCACCTTGGCCACATCCTCGGCCTTGGCATTGGAAAGGTTGATCAGGTGGATGTCATCCTTGCCCTTGGGCGTGGGCACGTCCATGACCTCCACAAGGCTGGCCACGGTTTCCGCGTTGGTCGGGTCGGTGAGGGCTATGACCGTGTTGGTGCGGGGATCGGCCTCCACCATGGCGAACGCCTGCTGGTTGTTCTTGAGCATTTCCTTGGTCTTGGTGGCCACGATACGGTTGATGCTCGTGGCCACGCCCTTGGCGTCGCCGTACTGGAGCGGATAGGAACGCAGCACGGGCGGAGCCTGGCCCTTGTCCACCACGCTCAGTATTGACAGGGCGCGGCGCACGCTGGAATGGGACGCGGTAATGATCAACGTGTTGCTGGGCTTGTACACGTTGATGTTGCCGTTCTTGCCGATGAGCGGCGTGAGCAGCTTGGCAAGCTCGGTGGCGCTGCTGTTTTCCAGTGGGATGATCTGGGTCACCAGCCCTTCACCCCGGATTCTGTCCAGGCCCACGGCCGTGGGCGCACCCTGGGTCACGGCCTGTGGAATGGGTTCGATCCTGTAGGCCTGGCCGTCCGGCACCACGCACAGGCCGTTGACTTCCAGAATGGATTCGAACACCCGGTAGGCCTCTTTCACGGTCAGGCGCTTGGGCGAATAGACCGTGACCGCGCCGCGGACCTTGTTGTCCACGATGAAGTTGCGGTCCGTGAGTTCGCTGATGAATTTGATCAGGATGTGGATGTCCACGGATTTGAAGTCCAGACTGATGGTTCCCTGTTTGTCCGCGGCGTTTTGCGCCTGCCCGTGGGCTGGCAGGCAGAGCGCGGCCAGCAGGGCCATGGTCATCACTGTTGCTATGATCTGTTTCGTTTTCATTCGTTTATCGCTGCAGGGATGCGTGCACGATGTGCGGCTTGTTGTCGCGCACCAGGAATATGCGCACGTTCTTGCGGTTCAGGAGCGCGGCCAGCCGCTGCACGGTGGGCGGTTCTGTCAGCGCGGTTTCGCCGATGCCTGTCAAAATGTCTCCGGCGCGCAGGCCCAGTTGGGCCAGGGGATTGGTTTTGTCCAGCCGTTGCACCAGCACGCCGTCGTGTTCCGGAGTCCGTGTCAGGCGCAGTCCCCGGGCCATGGCACCGGCAGAAAACATGGTGTGGCGGCCTGTGTGTCCGCTCTGCTCGGCAATGGCCGCGTCGTTTCGTTCCATGAGCAGCAGTTGGGGCGTGCCCGCCTGTTCCAGCACCACGCCGCGGCGCCTGATGTCTTTGATCGTGCTGTTTTCAACGCGTTCGCCCACGCTTTTGACCACCTGCTTCTTGTTCTGGAGCATGATGATGGCGCGTCTGAGTTTCGGGTCGCCCGCATAGATGGTTCCGAGCAGCCGTATGTTCAGGGAACTGACGGGCAGGGCGCTCAGGTCCTGTTGTGCCGAACGCTGCGGCGTTGCCAGTCCGAAGATGTTGCGCGAGAGGATGTTGCCGAAATCGCGGGGCGTTTTTCCGGATTGCTGTGCCGCACGCATGGGAAGGGCCGGGCCTGCGTTGCGGCCTGCCTGTTGCGCAGGGGGCACCATTCGTGCGGCGGCAAGAGAGAATGCGTAGGCCATGACGGCCAGAGCGCCGAATTCCCATGCTTTGGTGATAGTCGATTTTCGGATCATTGCTGTCCCGTGCCCGGTGAAAACGCAGGCCAGATACCTTTATTCCCTTTGCCAACCTCAGTTATCCGGTTTTGGTTGTGATGGCAACTTGATGAGACTGCGAATACCCTTGTGGAACCTTGTGTTTTCCCCGCGCATGTGCTTTTTCAGGGTCATGGGTTTCATGCAGGAAGAAACAGGCGCATCACGATGCCGAAGGCCGCAATGCGGCAACGGCTTCACGCTGGTGGAAGTGCTGGCCGCATTGACCTTTCTGGCCGTGGCCGGATTGGCGGTGATGCACGCCAACCGTTCCAACATGGATACCCTGACCAATGCGCAGCGCATGGACGAAGCGCAGGTGCTGGCCCGCAGCGTGCTTTTCGACCTGCACCGGGAAGGTGTTTCCGACCTCATGGACAGGGACGGCACGTTTGAGGAGCATCCGGGCTTTTCGTGGCAGGCCCGCGCCTTTTCCATGGCCAGGCCCGAAGGCTGGTACCGGCTGTTGGTTTCCGTGCGCTGGACCGACCCGACCGCCGCAGGAGACAAGGTTCGGGAGGTGCGCGTGGAAGAGGTGTTGGCCAAATGACGGCGACGCGCAGCGCACGGGCGGGGTTCACCCTGCTGGAAGTCATGATAGCCGTGGCTCTTTCCGCCACGATTTCACTGGTGCTTTTCGTCCTGTTCGACGCCTCGGCGGACGTGGCCGTGCTGGCCCGGCAGCAGGACGCCACTTCGCAGACGCTGGCGGTGTTCGACGGCATCGTGCTGGACGATTTGCGCAGCATCAACGTGTCCAACGCCACCAACGAGGCTTTCCATTTTTCCGGCAGGCAGGCCACGCCCGGAGATGAACCGTTTCTGGCCTTTCCGACCGGCGTGTCGCTGGAAACCGGGCTGCCGTATCCATCCTGCACCGTGCGCCGGGTGGAATACTCCGTGGTGGAGCATCCGCACGGAAACGGGCTGGCCGTGGTGCGTAGCGAGATGCCGTGGCCCGGCGTGGACGGGGACTGGGAAGACGTTGACCATGTGTTGCTGGAAGGCGTGGAGCGATTCAAGGTCGAATACTACAATGAAAAGGCGGACCAGTTCGTTTCCGTGTGGGGCAGCGGCAACGGTACGCGTCTGCCCGACGCCGTGCGTTTTGCGCTGGCCGTGCGCAACGAATCCGGTGATGTCGTGGAGCGTTCACTCGTGTATACCGTGAGCGGGGCCGGGCTGTGATGCTCCGCAGGAAGCAGCGCGACCGCAGCGGCGTGGCCATGATTCTGGTGCTGCTGATCGTCCCGGCCGTGCTGCTGCTGGTGGCCGGCACCACGCGGCTGCTCATGGTGCGCTATGCCGGGTCCGCCAGCCAGCGTACTCGAGCGGCCGGGGATGCCCTGCTGGAATCCGGGCTGGAGCTTTCCCGGGCATTCTTGCGGGGAGACATGGACGGATACCCCGACCCCGAGCTGCATCTGGAGAAATTTTCCGAGGTGCTGGAGCAGGTGTCCGGCCAATTGGAATCGGCCACCATTACGGGGTCCATCACTGCCGAGCAGGGCAGGATTTCACTGGGCGTGCTGGCCGGGTATTCGGACAACGCCACCAGTGCGGACATGGCCTCGGATACGGCCCGGATTTTTAAGCAACTGGTGCAGGATTTGTGCGACCAGCACGGAATCAGGGCCGATCCCGCGGACTTGCTGACCGCCATTGCCATCTGGGGCGGGGCCAAGGATACCCGACGCGACAGGGCATGGTATGCGTCCCGGGATCCTTCGTATGCCCCCTCCGGCGGACCGCTTCTTTCCCCGGACCAGTTGCTGCTGTTGCGCTGGCCCGATGCTTCTCGCAAAGATTTACGGCTTTTGTATTTCGGTTCGGACGATGTCCCCGGCCTGCGCGATTTCGTCACGGTCTGGAGCGAGGGCCCACTGGACATGCGCGCTGCGGCAGGGCCGGTCGTGGCGGCTGTGGCCGAGAGTGCCGGTGCCGGAAGCGACGTCTCCCGCGATTATGTCGCTGACATCCTTGACCTGCGCGCTCATGGCGATGACGAGGATGGCGTTGAAGAGGCATCGTGGTACCGGGATGCGGCCGAGGATGCGGGGCTGAACATGGAGTCCTTTCCTGCCAGGGCGTTGGGCAGCGCCAGCAATGCATACCGCGTTGATCTTGCGGTGCAGAGCGGTGCCGGGACAATCAGAGCCTTGACCGTGCTGCGTCGAACTGAGAAGAAGTATCAGGAATTGTTCAGGCTCAGGTATTGAGCGCAAGCGGGGAAGAATGGCAAGCACGTTGATCGTGGATGTGGCCGACGGGCAGATAAGCCTTGTGCGGCTGGAGGGACGGGGTCGCAAGGCCCTGGTGACCGGGTGCGCGGTCA is part of the Pseudodesulfovibrio senegalensis genome and encodes:
- a CDS encoding alpha/beta fold hydrolase encodes the protein MRFISNRYLHSICLFLFVVFLFAVCSGCTNRISLESMGGIAIDNGFLESRFHGRYFDLLEYVHNGKPTGDGHVLNVYLEGDGRAWLNRRTPASDPTPDNPVSFLLAMQDPHALVAYLARPCQFVSGAERRNCISPLWTSARFSEPVVEETSRALDDLLRRTGANRLRLIGFSGGGALAVLVAARRADVVSLVTVAGNLDHAAWTSMHKVSPLVDSLNPMDVAQQVQHIEQLHIAGADDAVVPPSIARRFVEAMPDPVAARVVVIDGMGHHDDWSVAVPLINP
- a CDS encoding FecR family protein; translated protein: MRTQIQRALALALLMLLAAATVATAASVGTVDDTEGPATITRKGTSVTAETGTPVMENDVLATGPKGRLSVMFEDKTRLVLGESSKMTIDQYVYSGKKSGLLFDLSQGMFRTVTGKIVEANPEGFNMRTPLATVGIRGSDVFAHVESERNRVGALSLGQGHVLQLRTGEASQDIGEGGLYSRIGPDGSIGAPKPIPPLLMQMIPSLSKGKRHLKPELPNTPKVVVPKGNSNPRQPVHRPVYQ
- a CDS encoding type II secretion system F family protein, translated to MAAFRYRAATADGSTQKGVLEAPSRERAVADLRARGLIPLDLKPLSQKKSGGSGRTRGFSFGSRVPRGLIGSTVRQLATLLQAGLPLDQALNLVLGGTRHAELRRILSDIRENIRQGGDLAGAFGAHPSVFGATFVTMVRAGESSGTLEIVMERLAEHMEQQARLRRKVRGAMAYPLLMLLVGLGVVVFMLAFVIPKVTDIFSDMQRTLPLPTRILLGVSDFMRDHWLLLVLAIVGIGLGGYAIARTAAGRKLLHRNVFRVPLLGVVARLLAVGRFSRTLGMLLKNGVPLDRALDIVKRITANVELGRIIGEVAKGVQQGHSLAAHLSDSGFFDETFVQLVAAGEQSGSLERMLLVVSDECDNRVEARLQVLTSLMEPVMILVMGALVGFIVMAIILPIFEMSSMVG
- a CDS encoding GspE/PulE family protein codes for the protein MSKTLATQLRARLNLTDEELEQLQTEARENRENLEQAATRTGLLDEPGLLELLSDLYAVPRLEVVPEGSVDPELIGAFSIGRLKELPAIPLRHDDGVLLGVCNSDGLERTGDFRFALNMDRIRPVLLPRQAILGVINNVFGSAREDSEVSDILGQTNDEDLLDAEHENIEDLLDDSSDAPFIRLVNTVLTQAVRAGASDVHIEPYKDTLRIRFRLDGVLYDKHTIDRRHHSALISRLKIMSKMNIAEKRLPQDGRIALSLGNRQVDLRVSCLPTAHGERVVLRLLEKSNRILSLGDLGLMDDDLMHMKRLSSISHGMILLTGPTGSGKTTTLYALLNRINSPDKNILTIEDPVEYQLDGVGQIQVNAKIGLTFSKGLRSIVRQDPDVVLIGEIRDKETAEIAIQAALTGHLVFSTLHTNDAPSAVTRLKDMGVEPFLLASVLRAAAAQRLVRVLCPECREAYRPDPHKLAANFGEYAHLFEGKTIYRATGCPACMETGYKGRKALYELMQMSDALKSMVLTETDSSQLAKEAVHEGMRTLKHDGCMKILQGVTTISEVLRVTNI
- the gspD gene encoding type II secretion system secretin GspD, producing the protein MKTKQIIATVMTMALLAALCLPAHGQAQNAADKQGTISLDFKSVDIHILIKFISELTDRNFIVDNKVRGAVTVYSPKRLTVKEAYRVFESILEVNGLCVVPDGQAYRIEPIPQAVTQGAPTAVGLDRIRGEGLVTQIIPLENSSATELAKLLTPLIGKNGNINVYKPSNTLIITASHSSVRRALSILSVVDKGQAPPVLRSYPLQYGDAKGVATSINRIVATKTKEMLKNNQQAFAMVEADPRTNTVIALTDPTNAETVASLVEVMDVPTPKGKDDIHLINLSNAKAEDVAKVLQELVSTTPAKEGEKRIFSKDIKVVADNATNSLVITARPDEFRTLKQTISQLDVLRKQVFIEALIMEVSTDTNFSFGVNWAVGGSGGDTSVFGSSNTGGGSLNLPDDDEVQVLGFPAGGSIGAVLSNAIKIGDNSYSLQGLISASKSSDGFKILSTPQLMTLDNETASVNVVDNIPFVTQTSTNTNNTDYNEQDIDYKDVGVKLEITPHISDERTLRLEIKQEVSRVVDSQVKVGNSQLLAPTTKKREVETSILMRDGQTVVIAGLLGDDETQNNSKVPGLGDIPLLGWLFKYKKTENQTTNLYIFLTPHVIDTFDKAETMAKAKRSDIMRVKLGGGKDQPLLRPGPELKPVLVR
- a CDS encoding type II secretion system protein N, which translates into the protein MIRKSTITKAWEFGALAVMAYAFSLAAARMVPPAQQAGRNAGPALPMRAAQQSGKTPRDFGNILSRNIFGLATPQRSAQQDLSALPVSSLNIRLLGTIYAGDPKLRRAIIMLQNKKQVVKSVGERVENSTIKDIRRRGVVLEQAGTPQLLLMERNDAAIAEQSGHTGRHTMFSAGAMARGLRLTRTPEHDGVLVQRLDKTNPLAQLGLRAGDILTGIGETALTEPPTVQRLAALLNRKNVRIFLVRDNKPHIVHASLQR
- a CDS encoding type IV pilus modification PilV family protein; the encoded protein is MRLRIPLWNLVFSPRMCFFRVMGFMQEETGASRCRRPQCGNGFTLVEVLAALTFLAVAGLAVMHANRSNMDTLTNAQRMDEAQVLARSVLFDLHREGVSDLMDRDGTFEEHPGFSWQARAFSMARPEGWYRLLVSVRWTDPTAAGDKVREVRVEEVLAK